The window TTATCATCACAGGCATATTTGTGGGGGTTTGACATACGTAACTGGCTGAAGCACCTAAATCCATTGACATGGTACGAAATATTACGAGAATTTGCACTCTCTGCTGGATTTGGGCCCCggttgaagaaaaaaatcaacgATCGTGTTTCTGTAAATGATGTTAAAGAGGTAGATCTTTTTCCACTTGGTAAACATGATTCATTCCTGAGGGATAACAATTATATTCAATCTGCAGTCACAGTCAATACTGAAATTTGTCATATGTAACTGATTTGCTATGTTTATTTATTCCCTCAAGAGTTCAATATATGATGTCCCCTTGCTGTGTTTCCATTCCTGGCATTAGACAAACTTTATcatctcttttttattttatatttccttcaaataaattttcaactCATATTATTGTTTCGGAACATAATTATGGTTTCCATCAACTTTTCTTCAATTACggcaaataatttataatgtaaATATTCCAGATTCTAATCcaactcaaaattttatttattttgttattattagtGACACCACTATCCGACCAGATTCTGATCCaactcataattttatttatttatttattatttatttatttttgtattttgtattattattgaCACCACTATCCGATATTTTTTGATAGAATTAGACATCTACAGTAATTTCTATATTGTGATACAGTATCAAGCATTCATCTTGTTTGCACAacattttccttaaaatctCTTCCTAGAAGGCCTGGATGTTTTATTGTGTTCTCAGTTTAGAACTGGAGTTTGACCCCACTCTCATAAATTGCATGACCTCTGCATAACCATATAAGCATACTTTTGAATCTACAAATGTCACCATGACAACACTTGTTATCCTCAGAGTAAAAGCTGTGAAGACATAGTATCCACTCTGAGAAATGGTTCAGCAGCGGAGAATGCCATTGCAATTATGCAAGAAAAAGGATTCACCCTTCAACGCAAATCAAGGCACCGATTGACGCCAGGAACTGTTAAATTTGCTGCTTATCATGTTCTTGCTCTTGAAGGAAGCAAAGGCTTAAATGTTATCGAACTTGCAGAGAAGATTCAGGTAAGTAATAGCTAGTATATTTGTATGCTCTTTTTTCTCCCCCTTTATCTAATTTTGAATCTATTGCAGAAATCTGGGCTTCGCGACCTGACAACAAGCAAGACTCCTGAGGCCTCTATATCAGTTGCCCTATCAAGGGATCCCATACTCTTTGAAAGAATAGCTCCTTCAACATATTGTGTGCGACCAGCATTTAGAAAGGATCCAGCTGATGCTGAATCAATAATTGCTGCTGCCAAGGAGAAGATACAGAAATATGCACATGTTATTCTGTCTGGTCAAAATGTTGATGAAGAAGAAAGAGATGATGATTCGGAAAGTGATGTTGCCGAGGGTGCAGAAGTTGATGTTGCAGCTACTCCATTTGATGGAAATGAAAATGGCGAATGCAACAATCATGGATCCTTCCCTAAGAATGGTAAAAACAAGTTCACCAATTTTGAATTGATAGTTCATTATTAGTGCTGACAATCAAATTATCTCGTTTATGATTGAACAATTggtcttgatcaaggtgttgagaTTGATGAAAGTGGATCAGGTGAGCCTTGGGTCCAAGGACTGACTGAAGGAGAATATTCTGATCTATCTGTTGAAGAGCGGCTCAATGCCATTATTGCATTAATTGGTGTTGCAAATGAAGGAAATTCAATTCGTGTAATTCTTGAGGTCTGACTTATAAGGATACTATATGTTGAAAATGAGAAATTGAATTCTAGTCTTCTCTTGTTTCACACATAAAAATTTGTTGTAGGATCGGATGGATGCGGCGAGTTCTCTTAAGAAGCAAATGTGGGCAGAAGCACAAGTAGATAAAAGGCGAACGAGAGAGGAGATTATTTATGATCCACAAACAACCACTTTAGAAAAGGACGTGTCTTCGGTTGTGGCTGGGGATGCGCATAATTCCATTGATACTCCGGCTCAGGATGGAGCTATGGTTCAGTTTGTATCCCCTCTTCAGCAGAATGGATGTACATCAGAAAGGTCTTGTTTACAGCTAAAGTCTTATATAGGTCAGAGAGCAGAAGAAATGTATGTTTACAGGTCCTTGCCTCTTGGTCAAGATAGAAGGAGAAATCGCTATTGGCAGTTTGTTGCTTCAGCTTCTAGCCTAGATCCTGGTTGGGGCCGAATCTTTTTTGAATCGCCTACTGGCTATTGGAGACTTCTTGATTCTGAGGAGgttcataaatttcaaaattattttactttGTGTTTTTCCATTTTCCTGTTCTTTAAATGGGTTGCGAAAAAGGAGAGAAGCTGTTGTAGATAATAGGCGTTGATCagcttattttttttctttttttttactttcttttatgTTATTATGCTTTTAATTGCAGTTTGGTTGATTATTTATGTAGGCATTTGACGCTCTTCTGAAATCTTTGGATATTCGTGGGACTAGAGAATCTCATTTGCATATTATGTTGCAAAAAATTGAGGTCTACTTTAAGGAATGTGTTCGGAGGAATCAGTTCCTTAATCTTACAGACCAGAGTAGAAACAAGGGTCGAGATGTAGCTTTCAAAGTTAATTCTAGTGTAGCTAATGCAAGTACCGAGTGTCCTAGGAGTGATTTTTGTGGCACTCGATCTAATTCATGGGAACCATCGACTTCCTTCAAAATAGGTTGCGGGATGAACGAGTCAGAAGAAAAGAACCTTTTGAAGAGGTATGAAGATTTGCAGATTTGGACATGGAAAGAATGCTTCAATTCTTCAAATTTACGTGCCCAGAGGTATGGAAAAATAAGACGTGTGCCTCTTCTGGGAACTTGTGATGTGTGCCTTGATACGTATGATGCCAAAAACGATGTCTGCCCACACTGTCACTGGATGCATAGCCATGTTGACGACAGGGGAAATTTCACTAAAAACAATTCTTTAATAGATAGGACCAATATTGGCAGTTCGAACTCATCTTCACCGATTATCAGACTGATCAAGGCCGTTCTAACTTTAGTTGAGGTACAGATCACATTGTTCGCATGagttttcttttgttcttgaCTTACCTAGCAGGCTGTATGACTGATTACCCCCATTCTGCTGCAGGCATGCATTCCCTCTGAGGGTCTTCATTCTTTTTGGACTGAAGAATGTAGGAATTCTTGGGGCTTGAAGCTGCAGAATGCTTCATCCCCGAACGATCTTTTACAGGTTTTTAATCGTATCAATGCTAAATTGACATATTTTTATTCGCAAATACATGCCTCATTTTGTTTTATTCTAATTATTATCAAGTGGGGAATGCCAGAGGGAGACTTAttgtattccaaattgtttCAGCTCCTAACTCAATTTGAGGGTACCATAAAGCGTGACTACTTATCAGCAGAATTTGAGACAACAGAAGAATTATTGTGCTACTGTGCCTCGTCTAGGGGTGCTACATATGAATTTACCTGTCCTGGGTCTGTTCCTCAACTTCCTTGGATACCAGAAACAACTGCTGCTGTGGCTCTGAGGCTTTTTGAGTTAGATTCATCTATCTTCTACACTCCAAATCAGAAGGCCGAGTCTCATGAAGAAAAGAAAGTGGAAACTCTTACAGTTGAGTCTCCTCAATCTCTCTCTCTCCCTCCTGTgcatttttctaaattttttgttGACTTTGACCTTTACTCTTTTTATGGTTTTCAAATCtgttttggtttttatttttaaaggaaTCTCAAAGTCTTCATCTCAATttaaattctttcaattatatttatattgtgTACAAGCACACTTGATGTTGATTTCATTTGAAATCCGAACTCGAAATTATTCTCGAATCATACCACTACACCCAATTATTTTCCCTCCATCGCAATGCAACCTTTGAAGAATAAAGAATTATAGGATAGGCCGTGCATTCACCAGGATTATTTTACTGCAATCACAAAAAAATGCTTTGCCCTTTTAATGACCTCAATATGCAAAGCTTGTGGGTGGTCCTAATGCAAGATTTTCTGATTCTACCCATGACTTGCCCCCGTTTTCTGTACATCTTAGTTGGTAAAGAAAACAAAGATTTCTCGTCTTTTCATCTATTTTCTAGAATTCTTGTTTCATTAACTTATTCTCCTGCGTTCAGAAGTCATCTTTAGGGCAAGCTTTATCGAATGATGTCAAAAGGACTGAAAGGTTGGAATTTGATAAATATGGACTCATAAAGGAGGATAGCCATGATCGTCTTCATGACAATCCTAGCAGCTTTGGATACAGGAATGTACGAACACGTGGCGGTGGTAGCCAACGTAAAAAGTCACAAAGAGGAGTCAAACGTCCAACATCTCGATCTAGCAGGCGGAGTATGAAACAAGGTGAGAGATTGACTATTCTTATGCAGCAGGGAGCAAGAACAAAAGGACAGAGGCATGGGCGTGGTCCAAGGACAATCAGACGAAGGAGAACAGAGAAGAAGGCTGTTGTAGAGATTCTGCAGGATTGCTTAGATAACGAGAGCACCCTCAAGGATGAGACGGAGAAACCTAGAAATTCTGGAAGAGAGGAGTTGGTTGATTTCAGAAATAAAAACGTTGGGATTGAAAATGACGACCATAGTGTTGGCATGGAAGCAGGTGATACTGATGATGATTCCAACGAAAACCTGTATGAGATGGCGAGGTGGGGAACATCACCTTATGACGCTACTCCTAACAGAAGTAATGATGTGATGGAAATGAGCGAAGAGGATGCTGAAGAAATTGAAAATGAAAGTGGTTATTACGAAGATGAAGGTGAAAATATGGAACTCAATGGTGATGATTCAGACAGAGATGGAGATGAGAACGGTGATGAAGTATCAGAGTCTGCAGTTTCAGGAGATTACAGTGACTGAGGTCACAAAATCTTGCAGATCCAATAATCGTAGACCTTAACCGGGTGGTCGTGCAGGTATATCTGACATTCCTTTATATAGATCATGAACCATCGATGAGTTTCTTGATACGTAAATTTGTATAGACACACAAATTTCATAGCCCCATGTAAGGTAAGGGAGGGATCTAATGCATGGTAACAGCAGACGCTACTAGGACAAAGCCATGGCTGGCTGCGCGATTGGAGAGAATGTGGGTGGTTAATGTTAATATGTCTATCCGTCAGTTGGCTGCAACAAGGTGAAATCTTCATTGCAAACATGCTTTGATTGATTTGGggctatgtatatatattactattatGATGCAGTGAATCATAGAACGTttgtattatataaattttgatgGTATTAGAGTATCATAGTTTGACTCCGTTATAGTCGAGAAGACGATTTTGGAAGACTTCATTTTTTCACCAAAACATCTTTAAATTTTACTACTTAAGAACTACAAATTGTACTCTTTTTTCCCGAGTCCGGAACGGGTAAAAGATTTCTTGATACCTCTTTATCTTTAGCCAGTTATCATACTTGAACGACCCATATTACATTTGCATACTTTGTTTTTTGAGTTTAACTCCAATGAAACAAGCTTCAAACACTTCTCCTATTTTAATCACTCGATTTTCTCCTGGGAAATTGGAATCAACTGCACGGTTCAACAGCTCAAGGTATATATGTTAATTCTAACAAAGcgttttcaaagaaaaaaaattaaacttttaatCAGAAAAGCAAGAGAAACAATATTCTTGTGCTCGAAAAATCTACTTTGGCCTGTGGACGTTGGTcccaatttcttttaaaaaaaatagaattatgAACCCTTGTACGATGAAGCGAACGCCTGTTTATAGGTTTCACTCGAAAGTAATAAACACGTGTGGTAATATATTGCTCCGATCACAAGGTTAATTCCTTGGGTTTTATCCTCTCTATCTACAAAGCATAATCAGGGTTTATAAGGTGCAACAGCTAGCACTTACAGAAGAAAATACAACAGATCACACCGTGTGCAAaaagctaaataaaaaaaaattgcaaactACGGCGAAAGGAGTTTCTTGATTCCAGATTTCTGTTCGACAGTCAACCTAGACGGAAACTTTATGTTGAATTTGATCCTCAGATTACCTCTTTTCGTGGGTTCTTTAGGTATAGGCATTCCTTCCCGAGGCACCACCTCTTCATAACTTGGATGAATCACATTGTTAATAGGTATGGTCAAGTTCCTACCGTCCAATGTTGTCAAGTGAACAGTGTAACCCGTTAATGCTTCTGCAAGCGATATTTTCTGTGTTGTGACAAGGTCGTTACCATCTCTAGTGAACACGCCGTGTGGGTTCTCGTCTATTATGAATACTAAATCTGAAGGAATCATATTTCGTTGTTCGTTTCCTTTCTCTGGAAATGTTATCTTTGTTCCCTTCTTCCAGCCAGGTTTGATGTCAATTGTCAGAATCTCTTGCACCGGTAAAGTCTTCCTGCTCAAAGAGAAAAATAACCATCCATAAAACCAACGAGGAATGAATAATGAAAAAGTATTGATGGCAAAATGCGAAAGAACAATTATGTTGTATTTGGATTGAGTCATTCGAAATCCacgatttcaaatttattttcacaGGAAAGTCAAAATTGTTTACTTATTTAtactaaaattatattaatcacgttagatttcaaatgacttcaatattctaaaattttgaaatccattgtaattaatataattgtatAGTAAAAAATACGACAATGAATTTGAATTTCTTTTGTGTAATTTATCTAATCAACGAAAATACATTGAAATCCGTGGATTTCAAATAGTTTCATCAAAACACAAGCTTAAAGAACAGATGATTTAGTTAGCACCGGCAAGTTGTAAGGGCCTTCACTATTTATTACAGCTTGTATTTCACATTTTGCCTtttgagtaaaaaaaaatacaatttattgCAATTCATGACAAGCATGGAGGTATAACCCGACTCATCAAAAGTTCAAAGTAAGGCAATAACTTCAGTTATCCCCGTGTCTCTTTAACCTGCTTGAATGCAGATATTATTTTAAATCCCGTTTCCTCCAACTAAGATGTTACAAAATAGAATTTCGTTAAAGCTCGGGCTTGTGGGATCTAGCGGATTGGGCCAAAATGGTTAAAGTATTTAAAAGCTTCCTATATTAAAGGTTTACAGACAGGGAAAGATAAGATAACATAGGGTGCTCATGCAAGTGGATAAATAAGAGGAGAGTTCACGACCAAGAATTTTGTAGCAACTGTAAGTGGTCACTAGCACTGCTaggtaaaagagaaaaatagtCCGTTATGATATTTTCCCCTTCTATTGGGACCATCTTCTGTAGAAGGAATTTGGTCATTGATCTGTAAAAGCTTACTgtttcatgaaataaaaatcCTACACTGACTCTGCGTCCATTGTTTGCCTCTTTCTTTTACTGATTATGTTTGGATGAAGGCCTGAGTTTCTATCAAACTTATCTTGGAATCCACTGTGCTTCCCCTTGACTCTGGAAGTTAAATtcacttaattataaataaatatgagaCGTGAATTTACAGACCCTAAACAATAAAAAGGAACAAATATGTAAACAatgacataacataacataCTGAGAAGCAGAAGCAAGTAATAGATAAGAACATACCCACTGGCATCAGCTATCTCTCGAGAGATTTTCATTTTTCTCGTAGATCCTTTGTATAGCTCTTCTAAGCTGCAAGCCAATGTCTGCTCAATTGGAGGAGCCTTTCTTGGACCTGAGCTCATTGGTCTGCTGTCTCCTCCGAATGAACTAAAGATGTTGTCCCCGAACATGGAACTAGAAAACCTCTGACCGCCCATCATTCCATCAACACCTCCCATACCACCAAATGGACTTGAAGAGCCAAAAAACTCTGCAAAAATATCATTGGCATTTCTAGGATTGAATCTAAACATATTCGGATCCGTTTGAAAAAACGTTGCACCACCAGGTCCAGCAGCATCAGGCGGCGGCATTTGGCCTTTCAGGCCTTCTTCCCCATACTGATCATAAATTTGCCTCTTCTGGGAATCACTGAGAACCTGAAGAAAAAATATAGTATCAATTATCAAACTTGAAACATAAAAATAGTTGTAAATACATGGAATCTTAACAACCAATTACATCAGTTAAGCATACGAATAACAAAAAAGGTAGATTTTCCAGAAGGAACCCACAGATCTAGGCATGCAACAGCAATGATACGAGTAAATCGTTGCGATCCACAATTATTTATACGATGAAACAACTAAATTAATCTCAATATCGAAATCGTTTCTATACCTCTCTACATTAAAAATTTGAACATCCGTGATCAACCCCAATATAATGCTATTTTCGTATTCTCTTTCAATCAAACCAAAATTGAGCATCAAGATCAATATAAGAAAACGTACGCGGTAATTGATCATGATCAGCAGTAATAGCAGGTTCGAATTTCGATCAAGAAGCGAGGAATCCCGAAATTCGTTTAAATACACCACATCTCAATGAAAGGAAACAGAAATCAATCCATACCTCATAGGCTTCAGAAATCTCTTTGAATTTAGCCTCAGCTGCCTTCTTATTGTTAGGGTTCTTGTCGGGGTGCCACTTCATCGCCAGCTTTCGATAAGCTTTCTTCAATTCATCATCGGTTGCATTCCTGTCCACTTGTAAAACCTTATAGTAATCCACACCCATCGCAAACCCAACCCCTTCTTGCTTTCCCCTCTAAAACCGATTTCCTGCCAAATTAATATCCGATTAAGAAAAGAGAAATCAACGAATCTTACAAATCTGAGAGCTAATCGTGCAAAAAAGACTGTTCGATACTTGAAAAGGAGGGGAGAGGGATATAGAGGAGTAGAGGAGATGGATCTTGAAATAGCGGTGGCCAACTGTTTCAAGTTGGAACAACCTCGAACTTTCTAGAATCCCATGTTTTTATTACtacacattaaaaaaattattatttttattttttatggtaaaaaaattattatttttagtaagATAAAGATACACACAACCGGATGTCGCACACACATGGTGTATAAGTGCTTAATCGAATTGATCGACTCAAATATgacgaaatttttatacatACAAGCGGATGATGCACACACATGGTGTATAAGGGCTTAATCGAATTGATCGACTCAAAGATGacgaaatttttaaaacttgaattcGGTTGAAATTAATTCTGTTCGTGTTCGAGTTCGAAGTCGATTTAAAGTTCAAaaactgtaaaaaaaaatttgctcgATTTTGTTTGAATTAAAgctcgagttcggctcgaaagattcgaacatgttCGAGAACTGTTCGAACTATTCCTCGGAAAAAAGTGCTCGAAAGGCTtggaaattatttatataatatataattatattatattatattaataaattattaagtttCGTGAGTGGATCGCGaactatcaaataaaataatttaaaatagagTTCGTATCGAAAAAAGTTCGAACATGTTCGAGTTCGTCTCGAATTCGATAAGCtcgaatacaaataaaatatttttcgggtcGTCTCAAAAAAGCTCGCGAATTGACTCGATTTATTTACAACctatttatatgtgtcaaaTAACCAAGACATGCACGTGAAACAAATgacaacataaacataaatttttttcattaagttATTATCCTCCTTATTTATAACAAATGTTATGTCTTTATACCATAAAAATGTCTAAAAAATAACCATCTATCATGAAGAATAATGATGTATTTCATGAGAACATATGAAAAATTCTCTTGGAAAAATAAtcacaacaaaataaaaatacaaaatcaaaTGTTAGGGAAAAATCATTTGTGATGTTGGCACATCTTGCATGTCACCTTCTCAAAAGACCAATGGACTCCATATTTCCATTAGTAAAAAATGTTGACAACATCTCAATTTATGAGCAGTGTTCTCATAATTTTGAGATAAATTTCTTTGTTGTCATACTATTTGTCAGAAGCTGTTAACTCGTTGATAATCATGTTGAatctttcatcaaaatcatttaGAGATTCTCAAATCTTCATTTTAATATTCTCAAACTTCTGGATTGCTACATAAAGTATATTATCCTTTGTCTGGTAATTTCTTTCACATATCTGAATTAATTTTTCTCGGATTTCTTTTGCATAAgaacacattttgattttgctaaaggtgttttTGTCAAGAGTGTTGTACAAAATATCATTGGCTATATTATCCAaacttgttttctttttatcttcGCTGGTCCACCAGCTTCTGTGTATTTCCAGCATTTGTCGAGCACCTTCTGTTACAACCATTGCAAGATTTGCTTTCATGATTTTAATGGGACCATCAATAATAACATACCACTTGTCATCTTTTTGTTCTGCGAGATGAGTTTTCATTCTGATTTTTCAGTCATCGaagtcttcttttgagaacatagTAATCTTGTTGAAGGATGTCGTCGATATATGCAGTAGATATTTCAGAACAAGATAAACTCTCTCCGATACTATTGatgaagtgtttagaaaggggttaaataaatacttcaaatttcaaataagtTGGCTTCTAAAAAGTGTGCTGTTGAAATGTTTAAAGAAGTCAGAAGTTAGTCTCGTTTTTGAAAAATGCAGCAAACTACGTTGATAAGTGCGGAAACAGTCTACAACACTTTAGTGAAACTAAATGGAGTAGGTCAGTTAGACACATAACTTGTTTCTTGAAGCTTGATCGATTTAGTTCAGGGAAAGACTCTTTCCACATATTACAAATATTTCACACTTTATAGTAGATAAAACAATGAGTAAGTGTGAATATCACACGAGGTGAACTTCTGGATCTTATATGTTTTTAAATTGTGTGACGATTTTTTGAAGTTTTGAAAAGCTTGAGTCTTTTTACAACTGTTCACAATAAATTCAGATTTCCAGAGTTGGAGAGATCTTTGTGAATCATTGA of the Primulina huaijiensis isolate GDHJ02 chromosome 1, ASM1229523v2, whole genome shotgun sequence genome contains:
- the LOC140979707 gene encoding uncharacterized protein isoform X1, with protein sequence MGVDYYKVLQVDRNATDDELKKAYRKLAMKWHPDKNPNNKKAAEAKFKEISEAYEVLSDSQKRQIYDQYGEEGLKGQMPPPDAAGPGGATFFQTDPNMFRFNPRNANDIFAEFFGSSSPFGGMGGVDGMMGGQRFSSSMFGDNIFSSFGGDSRPMSSGPRKAPPIEQTLACSLEELYKGSTRKMKISREIADASGKTLPVQEILTIDIKPGWKKGTKITFPEKGNEQRNMIPSDLVFIIDENPHGVFTRDGNDLVTTQKISLAEALTGYTVHLTTLDGRNLTIPINNVIHPSYEEVVPREGMPIPKEPTKRGNLRIKFNIKFPSRLTVEQKSGIKKLLSP
- the LOC140979707 gene encoding uncharacterized protein isoform X2; this encodes MGVDYYKVLQVDRNATDDELKKAYRKLAMKWHPDKNPNNKKAAEAKFKEISEAYEVLSDSQKRQIYDQYGEEGLKGQMPPPDAAGPGGATFFQTDPNMFRFNPRNANDIFAEFFGSSSPFGGMGGVDGMMGGQRFSSSMFGDNIFSSFGGDSRPMSSGPRKAPPIEQTLACSLEELYKGSTRKMKISREIADASGVKGKHSGFQDKFDRNSGLHPNIISKRKRQTMDAESV
- the LOC140979690 gene encoding homeobox-DDT domain protein RLT1-like codes for the protein MEAGSEVEIDRNVDQSPTEGSKRPKRQMKTPFQLSVLEKTYSVEMYPSEATRAELSEKLSLTDRQLQMWFCHRRLKDKKEAIGMGATKTPPSGSVGRKDLSESPKEERLADEPGSRHGSGSASGSGSGSESSSSQFDNGDDMPMMATRYYEASRTNMERRVIACVEAQLGEPLKEDGPILGIEFDELPPGAFGAPIAPTELQHRYRNSYDSKSYGKYDVKQIKASSNGPHKIIESQVRSDAYRHVAPSYLYDSPVDDGSTAKSLSVVHENGHIPREYGVGGLVSSVDMITQSGRQFTSSPRNSGFITQNDDTMQIDRKRKSDEVRIGREVQAHEKRLRKELEKQEILRRKREEQLRKDMERQDRERRKEELRMIREQQRQEEKFQREERREMERREKFLQKERLRLERRQQKEEHRKEKEAARQKAAVERAAARRMARESMELIEDERLELMELAASSKGLPSIVSLDYDTLQNLESFRENMCEFPPKSVQLRLPFATEPWVNSEENVGNLLMVWKFFVTFADVLRLWPFTLDEFLEAIHDYESRLLSEIHIALLKLIVKDIEDVVRTPSGGPGTNQYSAVNPEGGHPRVVEGAYLWGFDIRNWLKHLNPLTWYEILREFALSAGFGPRLKKKINDRVSVNDVKESKSCEDIVSTLRNGSAAENAIAIMQEKGFTLQRKSRHRLTPGTVKFAAYHVLALEGSKGLNVIELAEKIQKSGLRDLTTSKTPEASISVALSRDPILFERIAPSTYCVRPAFRKDPADAESIIAAAKEKIQKYAHVILSGQNVDEEERDDDSESDVAEGAEVDVAATPFDGNENGECNNHGSFPKNGVEIDESGSGEPWVQGLTEGEYSDLSVEERLNAIIALIGVANEGNSIRVILEDRMDAASSLKKQMWAEAQVDKRRTREEIIYDPQTTTLEKDVSSVVAGDAHNSIDTPAQDGAMVQFVSPLQQNGCTSERSCLQLKSYIGQRAEEMYVYRSLPLGQDRRRNRYWQFVASASSLDPGWGRIFFESPTGYWRLLDSEEAFDALLKSLDIRGTRESHLHIMLQKIEVYFKECVRRNQFLNLTDQSRNKGRDVAFKVNSSVANASTECPRSDFCGTRSNSWEPSTSFKIGCGMNESEEKNLLKRYEDLQIWTWKECFNSSNLRAQRYGKIRRVPLLGTCDVCLDTYDAKNDVCPHCHWMHSHVDDRGNFTKNNSLIDRTNIGSSNSSSPIIRLIKAVLTLVEACIPSEGLHSFWTEECRNSWGLKLQNASSPNDLLQLLTQFEGTIKRDYLSAEFETTEELLCYCASSRGATYEFTCPGSVPQLPWIPETTAAVALRLFELDSSIFYTPNQKAESHEEKKVETLTKSSLGQALSNDVKRTERLEFDKYGLIKEDSHDRLHDNPSSFGYRNVRTRGGGSQRKKSQRGVKRPTSRSSRRSMKQGERLTILMQQGARTKGQRHGRGPRTIRRRRTEKKAVVEILQDCLDNESTLKDETEKPRNSGREELVDFRNKNVGIENDDHSVGMEAGDTDDDSNENLYEMARWGTSPYDATPNRSNDVMEMSEEDAEEIENESGYYEDEGENMELNGDDSDRDGDENGDEVSESAVSGDYSD